A part of Xenopus tropicalis strain Nigerian chromosome 4, UCB_Xtro_10.0, whole genome shotgun sequence genomic DNA contains:
- the hras gene encoding GTPase HRas isoform X2, translated as MTEYKLVVVGAGGVGKSALTIQLIQNHFVDEYDPTIEDSYRKQVVIDGETCLLDILDTAGQEEYSAMRDQYMRTGEGFLCVFAINNTKSFEDIHQYREQIKRVKDSDDVPMVLVGNKCDLPARTVETRQAQDLARSYGIPYIETSAKTRQGVEDAFYTLVREIRQHKLRKLNPPDESEKGCLNCKCVVS; from the exons ATGACGGAGTACAAGCTGGTAGTGGTCGGTGCTGGTGGCGTGGGGAAGAGTGCACTGACAATCCAGCTTATACAGAACCACTTTGTGGACGAGTATGATCCTACCATAGAG GATTCCTACAGAAAACAGGTGGTTATTGATGGAGAGACGTGCCTCTTGGACATCTTGGACACAGCAGGGCAGGAGGAGTACAGTGCCATGAGGGATCAGTACATGAGGACAGGGGAAGGCTTTCTCTGTGTCTTTGCCATCAACAACACCAAATCGTTCGAGGATATCCACCAGTACAG GGAACAGATTAAACGAGTGAAGGACTCCGATGATGTCCCAATGGTGCTCGTGGGTAATAAATGTGACCTTCCTGCCCGCACAGTGGAGACTCGCCAAGCTCAAGACTTGGCTAGGAGTTATGGAATTCCCTACATAGAGACATCTGCCAAAACAAGACAG GGGGTAGAAGATGCCTTTTACACATTGGTGAGAGAGATCCGGCAGCACAAATTACGGAAGTTGAACCCTCCTGATGAGAGTGAAAAAGGCTGTCTGAATTGTAAATGCGTAGTATCCTGA
- the hras gene encoding GTPase HRas isoform X1: MWDTERGSSTMTEYKLVVVGAGGVGKSALTIQLIQNHFVDEYDPTIEDSYRKQVVIDGETCLLDILDTAGQEEYSAMRDQYMRTGEGFLCVFAINNTKSFEDIHQYREQIKRVKDSDDVPMVLVGNKCDLPARTVETRQAQDLARSYGIPYIETSAKTRQGVEDAFYTLVREIRQHKLRKLNPPDESEKGCLNCKCVVS; encoded by the exons AGGGTCTTCAACAATGACGGAGTACAAGCTGGTAGTGGTCGGTGCTGGTGGCGTGGGGAAGAGTGCACTGACAATCCAGCTTATACAGAACCACTTTGTGGACGAGTATGATCCTACCATAGAG GATTCCTACAGAAAACAGGTGGTTATTGATGGAGAGACGTGCCTCTTGGACATCTTGGACACAGCAGGGCAGGAGGAGTACAGTGCCATGAGGGATCAGTACATGAGGACAGGGGAAGGCTTTCTCTGTGTCTTTGCCATCAACAACACCAAATCGTTCGAGGATATCCACCAGTACAG GGAACAGATTAAACGAGTGAAGGACTCCGATGATGTCCCAATGGTGCTCGTGGGTAATAAATGTGACCTTCCTGCCCGCACAGTGGAGACTCGCCAAGCTCAAGACTTGGCTAGGAGTTATGGAATTCCCTACATAGAGACATCTGCCAAAACAAGACAG GGGGTAGAAGATGCCTTTTACACATTGGTGAGAGAGATCCGGCAGCACAAATTACGGAAGTTGAACCCTCCTGATGAGAGTGAAAAAGGCTGTCTGAATTGTAAATGCGTAGTATCCTGA